The genomic stretch AATCATCATCACGACAATATTTAAGAGTCTGGATAAATGTCTGTATGTCATTTTTTTGAATCTTGTTCACCCCAACGGCTTCACCAAGAGGCTTACTGACCTCTTTGGAGATTTTGGCAATATAACCATTCGTATCTTCTGTATATTTAACTTCTTCAGCGCCGCATTTCTTGCGGTCCACTGCCACAGTATTGTAAGGATGTTCAACGACATTGCTGACCACCTGAGAGTCAAAAACCACATCTCCATTAACCCAGATAACATCCTCTTGAACACTTTCCAAGGCGCATAAAAGGCTTTTTGATGTGTTGGTAATGTAGTAAAAGGGGTTGTATTTGTAGAGAGCTTCCGGGTATTGCTCCATGATAAGGGTTTTTTTGAAACCTACCACCACAATTATCTCGGAAATACCGAGCTCCGTGAATATCCTGATCTGCCTGCCCAGAATAGGTTCTCCGCCGGGCATTTGGGTCAGACACTTAGGAAATGGACGGCCTAATCGACTGCCTACTCCTGCGGCAAGAATTACTGCTTTCATGGCATTACTCCAATCTTTTGGTTTTTTACAGGATGGTAGCAATAAGAGTGCCATGAGAGGGTTGGTTAAAACTATGATGAGGCTACAGGTATTTTTTGGGGAATTCAATCATGTCTTAAATGGTAAAAATAATTGTTGCGTGGTTTCGGTTGACTGTTTGCAATAGGCAAGCTAAATTTTAATAATTACATAGCAACCTTATTCTTTGGAGAAGTGGATGCTTGGCATGAATATTTCGCCTAAGTCTGTAACCATTGATAAAAGACTACTTGAGGGTTGAGCTGAATGACGGCCGTACGTTAGGTGTACCTTTGGCCTGGTTCCCGCGTCTACTTAATGCCTCCCCTGAGCATCTTAGAGATTACGAATTAACAGCAAAAGGCATACATTGGGATAAGTTGAATGAAGATATATCCATTGAAGGCTTACTGGCAGGACAGGGAGATATGACGCGTCCATATAAAGAAGTTGCCTGAATGCGGTATAAATTGTCATCAAGCTGCTCAAAATAATTCTCTGTACCCCCCCCTATGATTCAGCAAGTCCGCTCACAAGTCTGGCAATATTGCCCGAGGCATCTCCATTGTATTTGTTAGCAAAGAGCTGGTCCGTATACTTGGTCCTGATCCGAGAAAGTTTTTCAGGGTATTGCAAACATTCCTGAACAGCATCTTTTAACTGGTCAGAGCCTGTTATCTGCAAGCCTATGTCCCTCCAGGCAAAATCTATATCATTGGGATTAAAGTGTTCGTAATCCTCCCAGGTCGGATTGTTGAATAGAACCAGAGGCTTATCCAAAGCTGCAAACTCCATCATTGCCGAAGAAACATCAGAAATCATTACATCTGCTAAGGCCAGGAATTCTGTAATATCTTGTCCCGATATATATACTATACGAGGGTCTTTGTTCACCAGTTTTTGAGCCATTAATCTGTGTCTTGGCTTGCATCTGGAGTGCAGTTTTATAAGCAGCATCATCTGATCGGTCATTAAAATCTGGTCAATTTTTTCCAGTAGATAATCAAGAGATGTTAGTTCCTGGTTATAGGTAGGCGCGTATAATATATATGTGTAACTTTCAGGTAGATTGTAATGCCTGCACACTGTTTTCTTATTGATTTTGCCGTTAAAAAGATTGTCGAGTTTAGGCATTCCTGTAGCCATTACAGGACTACCTATTATGCTTTCAAGCATTTGCTGGTGATATGCACCGGGTACACATACCATGTCTGCTTTTTCTTCCTGTTTAGCCTTGATGGTGTCAGTATAATATATACCCTTGCTGAGCACGCCGTGTCCTACATGAACCATTTTGCCACATCCGTGTGGGTAATAAGAGTCGGGAAGGATGGTCACGTCTGGGAAAAATTCCTGGGGGTAAAAAGTAACATATTCCTTAAAAGCCTTTAAAAGTCTCAGATCGCCTTCTTCAAAGCCTGCAGTAAAATGTTTGTTTCTGGGCATTGCTGCAAATCCGTACATATACTCAGGATGTTTGGTTTTCATCTTTGTATATATGGGATCAAGAACAGGGATATGCATTTTGTCAAAACAGTAAAAAAGGATTCTTTTTTTGTTCTGAGGGTTTGTTTTGTTATTATTTTTTGAGGGTGAGACACTATTGTATTTCTGAATATAATGTTCAGCAATTCTGTCTATATCGTACTTAAAGCTGTCTGATAAAATATTGAGATTTTTAAATCCAAATTTTTCATGTAATTTTTTTACTCCTGATGATAATGAATCAATGTTGTCTGCTATTTTAAATATTTTTTTCAGATAGCTGGCTCGACTTTTTTTGTGATCCCTGACTGGAAACAGGAGGTGATTTTTCTTGTGATCAGGTATGTACTTATTTAAAAAACATTGAACGCACTTTTCATTATTTTCCGGACCTTTACAGTCTGGATCATCAGAAGCCAAATCACAATTTTCTTCACACAGAAACCAGAAATCGCAAAGAGTGAGAAAAACTTTTAGTCCGTAATTTTGGGCTAATTCAACAGGGGCAGCAGTTAATTCTCCTACGGTAAAAACATGCAGGATGTCGTATCTGTTTTGGATTAAAATTTTTTCAATTTTATGTTCGGCATATTTAGAACGTACAGCATCAAAAGTGAATAATCTAGGTTTGCTGTTAATTATAAATGTTTGCAGTTCAGATGCAGGTTTTTCCCTGGATAGCTTTCTACTTGTTGAGCTTGAAGGCAGGCAAAGGATATCGACCCTAAATCCGGGCTTTCTATTTATCTTTGATGCAAGTTTTTCAATAAATCGTGCATTGCAGGATTGTGGGGTATGCAGAAAGTCATGACATACAAAAAGGATATTCTTATTATGTTGTGGATTATGCATAAAGTTATGAATGTAGAGCGCTATGAACTATAATATTGAATTCTTTACTCAGAAATTTCAATGCATTCTCTTCTTTCAGAGTATATATATCTTCTTTGTCCAATGCTTTATGTCCCTTAAAGTGTTGAAAATTGTCTCTAAAATCAACATTTTTACAGCTAAAACCCATCTGTGAAATATCTCGAAACCAGCCAACACCGATATCAAGTATGTTTTCCCCGGCAAGTCTATATGCTCCAAAAGGAAAAGCCCTGCCAAAAGGCGCAGTTATTTTCCTGGCTTTCTTCAGGTTAATTAATGCGGCCCACTCATTGAGTCTGCATTCTGGTAATGGCCAGGAATTGATTCTGAACTCATGCCCGAATCTTGGTTTGTGATAGGGCCGTTTTTTTATTCCTCTGGCAGCATATATTTGCTTTAGTTCAGCCAGGCTTGGTTTATAATCCTGGTAATTATCAGGTTCGCACTTGTTTAGTTGACGAGCAGGGCAGTTCCAGCATTGGCCAATTTCACCTGCCGCGATATTATTTCCTATAGATTCAAGCAGCAGGCCTATTACGTCGCCTTTGTAGTAGCAGTCGTTGTGAGTAAGGAAAATGAATTTTTTGTCAGACTTTTCCCAGCCATACTGGTATCGGATGGAATAGCGGTAGTCCCTGTCTTTGAGTAAGTCCTTATTTGCAGTGGACCTATAAAGAAAATGCTTTGGCTGGAAATAAACGATTCTTTCTTTAAGCTCTGACAGGACCAGACTGTGGTCCACAGGCACGTACCCGGCGCGCTGAACATTCTCTTCAATGAAATAAATTTTGTCTATATGCTGTGCAGAATGTTTCAATAGACTGTACAAGGTAAGGGCGGTCTGAAAGGGCTTCTGGCAGACGTTTATGACGCAATCAATTTTTTCCATGAAGCATATTATGCACTATATGTGCCTTTATGTTTGTGGGCGGTAGAGGGGGCATTTTTAAACACACATGGGGATCTCATCCCAGCCTTTTTACCCGTTAAATGCCGAAGGCCAGCAAAGTTATCCGGTTCAATTCTTGCCCGGTAAATTGTTTTGAATTCACTTGGTTTCTTATTTCAATTGGCTGATTTCAGGGCTAATTTCACTGGCCAGCATTTTTTATTTTTTACTCCATCATTGTTTTTAATATTCAGTTTCACCTTGACAATGGTATAAAATGAGATATTTTATACTTCATTGAAATGAGAGGAAATAATTATGCAAGCACAAAAAATGGCCCACACTCAAGTTTCTATCCCAGTTGATAACCTGGAGTTGCTGACAGCTCTTGTTAATAAGCTCGGTGGACAGGTTTCGCGTGGCATACATCTTGATTCTTTTTGCGATCCCATGCCCAATGTGGAGCGTGGCGGGAACATGCTCAAAGCGTTGCGCCGTCGCGCCTGCCTTACCCAGAACGAGGTTGCAAAAGATCTTGGAATTCCTCAAAGTCATATTTCAGAGTTTGAGAGAGATAAACGCAACATTCCCTATAAACATGCATTAAAGCTTGCGAAACTTATGAATACTCTTCCAGGTCACTTCATGAAGCCAAACAGTGAAACGCTTGAGGCGATATCTGAACTGGGAAAAGGTAAAGGGGAGCGTTTCAATTCTGCTGAGAAATTGTTCGAAAACTTGGATATATAGCCTATGCCCACAACCGTTGAGTCGTCAAGATTCCGGAAAGATGTAAAGAGAATGAAAAAACGCGGCAAGGACATGGAGAAATTGAAAACGTTACTGACTCTATTAATCAACGATGTGCCCTTGCCGGACATGTACCAAGCCCATCCTCTCAAAGGCAACTGGCTCCCATTCTGGGACGCTCACATCGAGCCGGAC from Desulfonatronovibrio magnus encodes the following:
- a CDS encoding NTP transferase domain-containing protein; this translates as MKAVILAAGVGSRLGRPFPKCLTQMPGGEPILGRQIRIFTELGISEIIVVVGFKKTLIMEQYPEALYKYNPFYYITNTSKSLLCALESVQEDVIWVNGDVVFDSQVVSNVVEHPYNTVAVDRKKCGAEEVKYTEDTNGYIAKISKEVSKPLGEAVGVNKIQKNDIQTFIQTLKYCRDDDYFEKGMELALEKGVKFKALDISSHRCIEVDFEEDLIQAKNMFTQSGDGAETILTLRKKNINISQNGLPLELIEAKNIKRACS
- a CDS encoding DUF2442 domain-containing protein, with product MAWFPRLLNASPEHLRDYELTAKGIHWDKLNEDISIEGLLAGQGDMTRPYKEVA
- a CDS encoding CDP-glycerol glycerophosphotransferase family protein; the encoded protein is MHNPQHNKNILFVCHDFLHTPQSCNARFIEKLASKINRKPGFRVDILCLPSSSTSRKLSREKPASELQTFIINSKPRLFTFDAVRSKYAEHKIEKILIQNRYDILHVFTVGELTAAPVELAQNYGLKVFLTLCDFWFLCEENCDLASDDPDCKGPENNEKCVQCFLNKYIPDHKKNHLLFPVRDHKKSRASYLKKIFKIADNIDSLSSGVKKLHEKFGFKNLNILSDSFKYDIDRIAEHYIQKYNSVSPSKNNNKTNPQNKKRILFYCFDKMHIPVLDPIYTKMKTKHPEYMYGFAAMPRNKHFTAGFEEGDLRLLKAFKEYVTFYPQEFFPDVTILPDSYYPHGCGKMVHVGHGVLSKGIYYTDTIKAKQEEKADMVCVPGAYHQQMLESIIGSPVMATGMPKLDNLFNGKINKKTVCRHYNLPESYTYILYAPTYNQELTSLDYLLEKIDQILMTDQMMLLIKLHSRCKPRHRLMAQKLVNKDPRIVYISGQDITEFLALADVMISDVSSAMMEFAALDKPLVLFNNPTWEDYEHFNPNDIDFAWRDIGLQITGSDQLKDAVQECLQYPEKLSRIRTKYTDQLFANKYNGDASGNIARLVSGLAES
- a CDS encoding helix-turn-helix domain-containing protein — translated: MQAQKMAHTQVSIPVDNLELLTALVNKLGGQVSRGIHLDSFCDPMPNVERGGNMLKALRRRACLTQNEVAKDLGIPQSHISEFERDKRNIPYKHALKLAKLMNTLPGHFMKPNSETLEAISELGKGKGERFNSAEKLFENLDI
- a CDS encoding type II toxin-antitoxin system YafQ family toxin; the protein is MPTTVESSRFRKDVKRMKKRGKDMEKLKTLLTLLINDVPLPDMYQAHPLKGNWLPFWDAHIEPDWILIYLQQNDELLLARTGTHADLFAS